A DNA window from Robbsia sp. KACC 23696 contains the following coding sequences:
- a CDS encoding response regulator, with amino-acid sequence MVDSLAHRPHKARLVIVDDESLIVESLAFVLEDEGYEVYAASNGRAALDLIKAVLPALVITDFMMPVMSGQELAESLKADPLYSTIPVILASAVQSDQARKRQDLFDAVFDKPYRLPLLIDTVARLLARQTPGTSTQNAPPAAVPIEEPVFLLGNGQATVPAFQFSFLFQGRDYRVLVTDDFLNRHADALSVLGGRDHILGKYRKTFEAIAIGKILRGDEEPVRIIGDDLAPKNGAAR; translated from the coding sequence ATGGTCGACTCTCTCGCGCATCGTCCGCACAAGGCCCGCCTCGTTATCGTCGACGATGAATCGTTGATCGTCGAGTCGCTGGCGTTCGTGCTGGAGGACGAAGGTTATGAAGTCTATGCCGCATCGAACGGCAGGGCTGCGCTCGATCTGATCAAAGCGGTATTGCCGGCGCTCGTCATCACGGACTTCATGATGCCGGTGATGTCGGGCCAGGAGTTGGCCGAATCGCTGAAAGCGGATCCGTTGTATTCCACGATCCCCGTAATCCTGGCGAGCGCGGTTCAGAGCGATCAGGCGCGCAAGCGTCAGGATTTGTTCGATGCGGTTTTCGACAAGCCCTATCGGCTGCCCTTGTTGATCGATACTGTCGCGCGCTTGTTGGCGCGACAAACGCCCGGCACGTCGACGCAGAATGCACCGCCCGCCGCCGTGCCCATCGAGGAGCCGGTCTTCCTGTTAGGCAACGGTCAAGCGACCGTACCCGCCTTCCAGTTTTCCTTCCTGTTCCAGGGGCGGGATTATCGCGTGCTGGTGACCGACGACTTCCTGAACCGACACGCGGATGCGTTAAGCGTCCTGGGTGGCCGCGATCACATCCTCGGCAAGTATCGTAAAACCTTCGAAGCGATCGCGATCGGCAAGATCCTGCGCGGCGACGAAGAACCGGTACGCATCATCGGCGACGATCTCGCGCCGAAGAACGGAGCGGCCCGCTAA